CCCGCGGGGTGCTGAGCCCCCAAGCAACAGAGCTGACGCTGGAGATGCTGGCGATCGCCCTCAGCCAGGAGCTCGATCGCGAAGTTTTGCCCAGCCACATTCAGGCTGGCCTCTACGCCGACCTGCCCGAAAACCGCATTCTCACTCAGTTTGACGCCCCCACCCCCGAGGCGCTGCTCCACCGCTACAACCTCTCCCAGGTCCAGGGCATCTTTTACAAGGCCACGGACTTGGTGATCAACGCCCACCGCAACGATCCGGGCGAGTACAAGCTCCTGTTTCGCTACCTGAAGCTATTTCAGCTCATGGCCTACATCGAGGGCGAGGCCGACCAGGGCTTCACCATCACCATCGACGGCCCCACCAGCCTGTTCAAGCCCAGCACGCGCTACGGACTGGCGATCGCCAAACTCGTGCCCGCCCTGCTCCACGTCACCCGCTGGAGCCTCACCGCCAACCTGCGTATCCGCGACTCCTACAGCGACACCGTCAAGGCCAAGCGCTTTGCCCTCGACTCCGACTGCGGCCTGGTCACCCACTACCCCCCCGGCAAGACCTACGACAGCATGATCGAGGAATCCTTTGTCAATCGCTGGGACAGCCTAAAGACCGAGTGGCGGCTGGAGCGAGAAGTTGACCTGATTCCGATTCCTGGCAGCGTGATGATTCCGGACTTTCGGCTGGTGCACCCCGACGGGCGATCGCTCCTATTGGAGATCGTCGGCTACTGGCGGCCCGACTACCTGCGCAAAAAATTTTCCCAGGTGCGCCAGTCTGGCCGCGATGACCTGATCCTCGCCATCTCCGAGCGCCTCAACCTGGAAAAAGCGGGTGTCAACGTCGATCAGGTCCCCGCCCGCATTGTGTGGTTCAAAGACAAGCTCTCGCCCAAAGCCGTCCTTCAGGCGATCGATCCCTAGCCTCGGCGATCGCCCGAGCGAACTCTCTCCTGCGACGCAGGTAGCCAATCCAGGCCCGATCTAGGCTTAAACCATTGCGGCTGGGCTCCCCCATCGCATCATCTGCGGGGACGCCCAGCACCTGACTGGCTGACAGGCTGGATTGACCACCACACAGGAAAAGCCCCATGTTTTTTCATAAAAAAGAAGCTATTCACACCGTCAACGTGAATGAAGCTGACCCCCGCTTCGGGCAGCTTCTGCTAGAGCAGTTTGGCGGCGCGACCGGAGAGCTCTCCGCTGCCCTCCAGTATTGGGTGCAGTCCTTTCATACCGAGAACCCCGGTATTCGGGACATGCTCCAAGACATCGCCGTCGAAGAATTTGGCCACCTAGAGATGGTCGGCAAAATGATCGAGGCTCACACCAAGAACGTTGATCAGACCGACGCCTTCAAGAGCAGCCTGTTTGCGGTGCGCGGCATGGGCCCCCACTTCCTCGACAGCCAGGGCAACGCCTGGACCGCCAACTACCTCAACGAAGGCGGCGACGTGGTGCGAGACCTGCGGGCAGACATCGCCGCTGAGGCGGGCGCTCGCCAAACCTACGAGCAGCTGATCAAGCTCGCGCCGGACGAGGGCAGCAAGCAGACCCTGGTGCACCTGCTCACCCGCGAGATCTCTCACACCAAGATGTTCATGGAAGCACTGAATTCTCTGGGCAAACTGGACGATCCGTTCTTCGGCAATGTCCAGCCCGACGAGACCGTGGACATCTACTACAATCTGTCCTCCAACGGCGCCACGGACGAGCGCGGCCCCTGGAACTCAGAGCCCAACTTCCGCTACATCGCCGACCCGGTGGCAGAGCACGCCAATTGACGTCCGGCTCCCAGTTTCTCAAGTTCGAAGGGCACTCTCCCCGCCAATCGCGTTCCGGGTACGCAGGCGGGGAGTTTTTTGTCTGCTGGCCTTGTCAAATAGAGTTTTGGGCAACTACGCAGGCCCATTCGGCAAGGTACGCTGGATCCAGATCTTTCGCCCCCAGAGCGGGGCCTAGAATCTGCATAGTATTGATCTTCAGGCGCTCTGACGGACTGCGCTGGCCTTGGGGTGACCCTGAGGCAGTTGCTCCGATTGGCAGCAGAGCGCCTCCACCGTCGCTATATCCGGGTTGCTGGTTCTATGTCGCAGCTTTTGTTTGATGACAATAACGGTTACAAGTCCTTTGAGCTACCGGGCGCTCGGCCCCACTACAATCCCGATCGCCCCGGTCAGGTGGAGCACATTTTTTTGGATCTAGTCCTCGATCTGCCCAATCGCAGCTACCAAGGCACCTGCTCGATTCGCCTCAACCCCGTTCGCAGCAACCTGGAGTCTTTGACCCTGGACGCCGTTAATCTGGCGATCGACGCTGTGAAGATCGGCAAAACCAAGCAGGATTTTGACTACGACGGTGAGCAGCTGCACATCCGGCTCAGCAAGCCCACCCAGGCCGGCAAACCCATCACCCTGGCGATCGCCTATCGCGTGGAGCAGCCCCAGCGCGGCCTCTACTTCGTTGGCCCCGACAAGCACTATCCCCACAAGCCCACCCAGGTCTGGACCCAGGGCGAAGACGAAGACTCCCGCTTCTGGTTTCCCTGCTTCGACTATCCCGGCCAGCTCGCCACCTCCGAAATCCGGGTGCGCGTCCCCAAACCCTACCAGGCCATCTCCAACGGCACCTTACTGAGCGTCCAAGAAGACGGCGACGACAAGATTTTTCACTGGTCGCAGCAGGAGGTCCACCCCACCTATCTGATGACCCTGGCGGTGGGAGACTTCGCCGAAATCAGAGACGAATGGAACGGCAAGCCCGTCACCTACTACGTCGAGAAGGGCCGGGAAGAGGACGCGCGCCGGACCATGGGCAAAACGCCCCGCATGATCGAGTTTTTTAGCGAAAAGTACGGCTACCCCTATCCCTATCCCAAGTACGCCCAAGTCTGCGTCGATGACTTCATCTTCGGCGGCATGGAGAACACCTCCACTACCCTGCTGACCGATCGCTGCCTGATTGACGAGCGCGCCGCCCTCGACAACCGCGGCTCCGAAAGCCTGGTTGCCCACGAGCTCGCCCACCAGTGGTTTGGGGATCTGGTGGTGATCAAGCACTGGTCCCACGCCTGGATCAAAGAGGGCATGGCCTCCTACAGCGAGGTGATGTGGACCGATGCTGAGTACGGCCCCGAGGATGCGGCCTATTACCGGCTCAATGAAGCTCGCAGCTATCTGGCCGAGGACAGCTCCCGTTATCGTCGCCCCATCGTCACCCACGTGTATCGGGAGGCCATCGAGCTCTACGATCGCCACCTCTACGAAAAGGGCTCCTGCGTCTATCACATGATCCGCGCTGAGCTGGGAGATGAGCTGTTCTGGCGGGCCATTCACACCTTTGTCCAAGACAACGCTCACCGCACGGTGGAGACGGTGGACCTGCTGCGGGCGATCGACAAGGCCACTGGACGCAACCTGCTGTTCCTGTTTGATCAGTACGTGTTCCGGGGCGGCCATCCAGACTACAAGGTAGCCTATAGCTGGGACGGCGACAGCAAGCTGGCCAAGATCACGGTGACCCAAACCCAGGCCAAGGACGACGACACCAGCCCCCAGAGCGGCCTGTTTGATCTCAAGCTGCCGATCGCCTTTGGCTTTGTGAAGTCTTCGAGCCGTCGCAAAACCCCGGCCCAGCCGACCTTCCAGACCTTTACGGTGCGGGTGCACGAGCGCGAGCAGGCTTTCTACTTCCCCCTGGCGGAAAAACCCAGCTTTGTCAGCTTTGATCAGGGAAACCATTTCCTGAAGACGGTGCAGCTGGAGTATGGCCTGCCGGAGCTCAAGGCCCAGCTCCAGTATGACCCCGACCCGATTTCCCGCATTTATGCGGCGGAGGCGATCGCCAAGAAGGGCGGCCTGGAGGCGGTGAAGGCCCTGAGCGAGGCGCTGAAGTCCGATCCATTCTGGGGCGTGCGGGCGGAGGTGGCCCACCAGCTCGGCGAAGTGAAGCTGGATCAGGCCTTTGAGGGGCTGCGCGCAGGGCTCAAGGATAGCGAGGCGCGCGTGCGTCGGGCCGTCGTGGAGGCCCTGGGCAAGATCAAGACGGCGGAGAGCTACAAGGCACTCAAGCCTCTGGTCGAGAAGGGCGACCCCAGCTACTACGTGGAGTCGGCGGCGGCCCAGGCGATCGGGGCGATCGCCGCCGTCAACAGCGACGACGACAAGCCCAAGGCCGAAAAGGTCATCAAGCTGCTGAAGTCAGTGCTCAAGGAGCGGGCTGGCTGGAATGAAACTGTGCGATCGGGGGCGATCGCGGGCTTGAGCAAGCTCAAGACCTCCGAGGATGCCCTGACGGTGATCCTGGAGTACACGGCCCCTGGCGTACCCCAATCGCTGCGTCTTGCCTCCATTCGCGCCCTCGGCACCATCTCCAGCGGCCAAACCAAGCCGAACCTGGAGCGAATCTTGCAGCGCCTCGACGAGCTCGCTCGGGAGACCTTCTTCTTGACCCAGGTGGCCGTCGCCGTCGCCCTGGGCCAGATGGAAACCCCCAAGGCCATCGGCGTTCTGCGATCGCTGGCTGACCAGACCCCAGACGGCCGCGTGCGCCGCCTCGCCGAGGAGTCGATTCAGCGCGTGCAAAAGACCATCGGGTCCGACGCAGCGGTGAAGAAAATGCAAGAAGAGCTCGATCAGCTCAAGAAATCCAACCAAGAGCTGCGCAGCCGCCTAGAATCCCTCGAGGCCAAAGCCAACGCCTAACTAGCATTACCGGCCTCACAACTCTCACAATCCAGCGGGCGATCGCCTCCAGCAGAACTGGCTCTGGGCGATCGCCCTTTTTCGTCCTGGCTGTGTGGGATACCGACTTATTAATGCTTTCGGTACAAAATAGTTAAAAAGATCGTTAGATTTTGTCGTCTTTTCTCGGAACCTAGCGCTGAATGGTCTTAGAGCAAACTCAAAACATGACTCAAGCCCCCATGCAAATTCTTCAAGAAACACTGCAGATTCTGCCCAAAGAGCAAGCCATCGAGGCCTACAACTTTGGCGCAGCGGACTATGAAGCAGTGATGAACTACTACTGGTACATCGATCGCCAGCCCCTGATCGACTCGCTTCAGCTCCAGCCCGGCCAAAAAATCATCGAAGCCGCCGTCGGCACCGGCCTCAATCTGCCTGCCTACCCAGCGGGGGTCCACGTCACGGGCGTTGATTTGTCCGAAGGCATGCTGGCCGAAGCCCGCAAAAAGCAAGTCGCCGCCGACCTCACGCTCAAAATTGCTGACCTAACCAACCTGGACCTGCCCGACAACGCCTTCGATGCGGCAGGCTCAGGCTTCACGCTGTGCGTCGTCACCGACCCCGTCCGCGTGATGCAGGAGATCCTGCGCGTCACCAAGCCCGGCTCCCTCATCGCGATTTTGGATTACTGCATGTCCCGCGACCCAGACATCCAGAAGTGGCAGGCACTAATCGCCGACGGCACCTCCAAATTTGGCTTTCCCACCGGCAAAATCAAGTGGAACGCCCTCATGGACTACGACGAGCTGATCTACAACAGCAACTTGACCCTTGAGGTGATCAGCGACCAGCGCACCGACAGCCCCAACCCCTTCCTCTGTAGCTGTCAGATCCTGGTGAAAAACACCAAAGCCTAGCGCCGCACATCTTGCCTCCCCCGATTGAGATTGAGACCCATAGAAAATAAACGCGATCGCCTTTTCAGAGGGCGATCGCGTTTTTGTAGGAAAGCGGCCCCAGCCCTAGGGCGCTGCGGGAGAGAGGCCCGAGTCCGGGTCCTCGACCTCCCGCAAAATCGTCGGCAGGGGGCCATTCTCAGGCGCCGCGTCCGAGGCCGGAGTCGGGCCACCCTGGAAGATCGCGCGCAGGGCCTGATCGAGGGTTTCAGCCATCGCAATGCGGTTTTCGTAGGCCACAATCACCCGGGCGAGGATCGGGAGGCTGTTCTCCTCGGCCTCCAGGTAGAGCGGCTCCACGTACAGCAGCGACTGCTCGATGGGAATCACCAGCAGATTTCCCTGGATCGCCCGGGAGCCCTGGCGATTCCACAGCGAGATTTGCTGGGAAATCACCGGATCTTGGTTGATCCGAGCCTCGATCTGCTGCGGCCCGTAGACCAGGCGCTGCTTCGGGAACTGGTAGAGCAGCAGCCGCCCGTAGTTTTCGCCATCGGAGCGCCCCGCCAGCCACGCAATCAGGTTATTGCGGCCCGTCGGCGTGAAGGGATGGAGCACGATGAACTCTTCCTCGGAGGCCGTGGGCAGCTTGGTGATCAGGTAGTAGGCCTCCACTGAGCGCGCTTCCCCGCCGTAGATTTCGCTGGGCACCTCCCACTGGTCCTCCCGGTTATAGAAAACCTGGGGATCGGTCATGTGGTAAGCCAGCAGCCGCTCGGACTGCACCTCAAACAGGTCAATGGGATAGCGGATGTGGGTGCGCAGGGTCTCTGGCATCTCGCTCAGCGGGCGGAAGAATTCTGGGAAGATGCGCTGCCAGGTCTGGATCAGGGGGTCATTGGGGTCGGCCACGTAGAAGACGATCGAGCCGTGGTAGGCGTCGATGACGGCCTTGACCGAGTTGCGAATGTAGTTGAAGTGATGGTCGCCGGGGTCTGAGTAAGGGTAGCGATCGCTCAGGGTATAGGCATCGACCATCCAGTACAGATAGTTTTGATCCTCGGCCGAGGCGCGATCGCCCGGTGCATCGAGGCCCAGATCGGCATCGGCGACCACCAGGTAGGGATCTTGGTCGTAGCGCAGGAAAGGGGCGATCGCCCGAATGCGATCATCGATGTTGCGGCGAAACAGGACCCGCGTTTCCGGCTGGAAGTTGCGAGTCAAAACCATTTGCCAATTCTTCAGGTACTTGGCAAACAGCAGCCGTCGCCAGCCGTCATTGAGGCGAATGCCGCCCCGTCCGTCATAGACGTTGTAGACATTTTCGTCACCGCTCGGGTAGTCCAGCTCTGGTGCCTTGGTGGGCGTCATCACCGTTGTATTGGTGAGCTGACCGTAGTAGATGCGGGGCTGACCGATGGGAATGCTGTCGCGAATATTCTCGCTGGAGGTCGCCAGGGTGCCCTCTCCCGAAGTAGGCGACTCCACGCCGATATCTTTGACAAAGTAGTCCGGCAAACCGCCGGGACCGGCGCGGTTTACGGGGCTGAGGGTGAAGCCGTAGCCGTGGGTGTAGACGAGGTGCTTGTTGATCCACGTCTGGGCCTGGTCGGGCACCGCGCTGTAGTCCAGCTCGCGCGCGGCGATGATCACCTGCTGGCGCTCCGGTTCGGTGCCGTTCTCCGGAATGATGTTGTAGCGATCGATGTCAGCGTCGGGAAAGCGGTAATAAAGCCGGATTTGCTGGAGCTGGCGATTGGTTTCTAGCAGGGGCCGGGTGTCCCACAGGCGGATATTGCGAATGGTGGAGGCATTGGCCTGAATGTCCTCATAGGAAAGGCTGCCCGACGGGTTGAAGGTTTCTGCGTCAATGCTGGCTAGGTCAAAGGCCTGCCGCGTAAAGGCGATGTTGTGCTCGATGTAGGGGCGCTCGCGCGCTAGCTCGTTGGGCTGGACCACCAGCCGCTGAAGCATCGAGGGCAAGACCACGCTTCCGAGCACCATGACCGACGCGTACACGCCCAGAGACTGCCACAGCGATCGATGACTGGATGCCTCCTGATCAGACCAGTGGTAGGCGCGCCATAGCAGCCACAGCCCGATGCTCAGAGCGATCAGCGCCAAGAGGGTGCTGGCGGGCAGCTGGACGTTGGCGTTGGTGTAGCCCGCCCCGTAGGTGACGCCGAAACGCCCATAGAGCAGGCCATAGCGGCTCAGCCAGTGACTCCAGGCGATCGCCAGTAGCACTATGCCCCCCAGTCCGGTCAGATGTCGTCGCTGGGCGGGCACGAACCCCGGAAACCAGCCGGTGCTGAGGCTCTTGCCAGAGAGCAGGTAGACCAAGACCACGGAGAGAAAACTGTAGAGGCTCAGGGCGACAGCCCAGTACTGGAGCAGCTCTCCTATGGGCAGCCCAAAGACGTAGAAGGCGATATCCCGGTGGAAGATGGGGTCGTCAATGGCAAAGGGGGTGGCGTAGAGCCACTGCAGCAGCCGCGCCCACTGGCCCGACAGCACAAACCCCAGGGCGAAACTAAGGGCGATCGCCCCAGCGGTCAGGCTCAGGCGCGGCTTGATCAAGCAGAGCAGGGCGATCGCCCCGATGCTCAGCAGCGGCCACGAGGGCTCCAAACCCGATCGCCAAGTCGTCCAGAG
This genomic stretch from Geitlerinema sp. PCC 7407 harbors:
- a CDS encoding DUF790 family protein, which translates into the protein MLPTDLLIHRYSGEEILPKRLKLDKASLSLAEEVIEIFVACRGQSQGHLDRQLQDLEGDSPDYRVKRGLAHLLRSSFCEFEIISPLEPQALRHRVFSAAARGVLSPQATELTLEMLAIALSQELDREVLPSHIQAGLYADLPENRILTQFDAPTPEALLHRYNLSQVQGIFYKATDLVINAHRNDPGEYKLLFRYLKLFQLMAYIEGEADQGFTITIDGPTSLFKPSTRYGLAIAKLVPALLHVTRWSLTANLRIRDSYSDTVKAKRFALDSDCGLVTHYPPGKTYDSMIEESFVNRWDSLKTEWRLEREVDLIPIPGSVMIPDFRLVHPDGRSLLLEIVGYWRPDYLRKKFSQVRQSGRDDLILAISERLNLEKAGVNVDQVPARIVWFKDKLSPKAVLQAIDP
- a CDS encoding manganese catalase family protein, whose translation is MFFHKKEAIHTVNVNEADPRFGQLLLEQFGGATGELSAALQYWVQSFHTENPGIRDMLQDIAVEEFGHLEMVGKMIEAHTKNVDQTDAFKSSLFAVRGMGPHFLDSQGNAWTANYLNEGGDVVRDLRADIAAEAGARQTYEQLIKLAPDEGSKQTLVHLLTREISHTKMFMEALNSLGKLDDPFFGNVQPDETVDIYYNLSSNGATDERGPWNSEPNFRYIADPVAEHAN
- a CDS encoding M1 family metallopeptidase, which codes for MSQLLFDDNNGYKSFELPGARPHYNPDRPGQVEHIFLDLVLDLPNRSYQGTCSIRLNPVRSNLESLTLDAVNLAIDAVKIGKTKQDFDYDGEQLHIRLSKPTQAGKPITLAIAYRVEQPQRGLYFVGPDKHYPHKPTQVWTQGEDEDSRFWFPCFDYPGQLATSEIRVRVPKPYQAISNGTLLSVQEDGDDKIFHWSQQEVHPTYLMTLAVGDFAEIRDEWNGKPVTYYVEKGREEDARRTMGKTPRMIEFFSEKYGYPYPYPKYAQVCVDDFIFGGMENTSTTLLTDRCLIDERAALDNRGSESLVAHELAHQWFGDLVVIKHWSHAWIKEGMASYSEVMWTDAEYGPEDAAYYRLNEARSYLAEDSSRYRRPIVTHVYREAIELYDRHLYEKGSCVYHMIRAELGDELFWRAIHTFVQDNAHRTVETVDLLRAIDKATGRNLLFLFDQYVFRGGHPDYKVAYSWDGDSKLAKITVTQTQAKDDDTSPQSGLFDLKLPIAFGFVKSSSRRKTPAQPTFQTFTVRVHEREQAFYFPLAEKPSFVSFDQGNHFLKTVQLEYGLPELKAQLQYDPDPISRIYAAEAIAKKGGLEAVKALSEALKSDPFWGVRAEVAHQLGEVKLDQAFEGLRAGLKDSEARVRRAVVEALGKIKTAESYKALKPLVEKGDPSYYVESAAAQAIGAIAAVNSDDDKPKAEKVIKLLKSVLKERAGWNETVRSGAIAGLSKLKTSEDALTVILEYTAPGVPQSLRLASIRALGTISSGQTKPNLERILQRLDELARETFFLTQVAVAVALGQMETPKAIGVLRSLADQTPDGRVRRLAEESIQRVQKTIGSDAAVKKMQEELDQLKKSNQELRSRLESLEAKANA
- a CDS encoding class I SAM-dependent methyltransferase, with the translated sequence MTQAPMQILQETLQILPKEQAIEAYNFGAADYEAVMNYYWYIDRQPLIDSLQLQPGQKIIEAAVGTGLNLPAYPAGVHVTGVDLSEGMLAEARKKQVAADLTLKIADLTNLDLPDNAFDAAGSGFTLCVVTDPVRVMQEILRVTKPGSLIAILDYCMSRDPDIQKWQALIADGTSKFGFPTGKIKWNALMDYDELIYNSNLTLEVISDQRTDSPNPFLCSCQILVKNTKA
- a CDS encoding UPF0182 family protein — protein: MGSPFWKQTGWFALGAFGLWVLLDVVANLVAESLWFQEVGFLGPFWVQLGVRGAIWLVVLAVSLTFLLGNLAIAHRWQHHSAPEELPLVQGTNWKPMERTPKARWPGALGVRPLLVIVVVLGIALGGLLWHYGYEARTYWHPALGLPGQMMPLPQQLQIQTLWTTWRSGLEPSWPLLSIGAIALLCLIKPRLSLTAGAIALSFALGFVLSGQWARLLQWLYATPFAIDDPIFHRDIAFYVFGLPIGELLQYWAVALSLYSFLSVVLVYLLSGKSLSTGWFPGFVPAQRRHLTGLGGIVLLAIAWSHWLSRYGLLYGRFGVTYGAGYTNANVQLPASTLLALIALSIGLWLLWRAYHWSDQEASSHRSLWQSLGVYASVMVLGSVVLPSMLQRLVVQPNELARERPYIEHNIAFTRQAFDLASIDAETFNPSGSLSYEDIQANASTIRNIRLWDTRPLLETNRQLQQIRLYYRFPDADIDRYNIIPENGTEPERQQVIIAARELDYSAVPDQAQTWINKHLVYTHGYGFTLSPVNRAGPGGLPDYFVKDIGVESPTSGEGTLATSSENIRDSIPIGQPRIYYGQLTNTTVMTPTKAPELDYPSGDENVYNVYDGRGGIRLNDGWRRLLFAKYLKNWQMVLTRNFQPETRVLFRRNIDDRIRAIAPFLRYDQDPYLVVADADLGLDAPGDRASAEDQNYLYWMVDAYTLSDRYPYSDPGDHHFNYIRNSVKAVIDAYHGSIVFYVADPNDPLIQTWQRIFPEFFRPLSEMPETLRTHIRYPIDLFEVQSERLLAYHMTDPQVFYNREDQWEVPSEIYGGEARSVEAYYLITKLPTASEEEFIVLHPFTPTGRNNLIAWLAGRSDGENYGRLLLYQFPKQRLVYGPQQIEARINQDPVISQQISLWNRQGSRAIQGNLLVIPIEQSLLYVEPLYLEAEENSLPILARVIVAYENRIAMAETLDQALRAIFQGGPTPASDAAPENGPLPTILREVEDPDSGLSPAAP